The following proteins are encoded in a genomic region of Toxotes jaculatrix isolate fToxJac2 chromosome 3, fToxJac2.pri, whole genome shotgun sequence:
- the LOC121179324 gene encoding serine/threonine-protein phosphatase 6 regulatory ankyrin repeat subunit C-like, with translation MELRNIKDQCPLVQAIFSRDTEEVTFLLSHKEDVNSLDQEQSTPLHAAAYLGDVHIMDLLIASDANVNAKDQGLVTPLHRAAASRNERAVELLLKHRAEVNTRDKFWHTPLHMAAANWATGCAGALIPHVCSLDVTDRSGRTPLHHAAHSGHGEMVNLLLSKGANVSAKDKKERQAIHWAAYLGHVEVMKLLVSHSADVTSKDKRGYTPLHAAAAGGQLDVVKYLLRLGVEADEPNIFGNTALHMACHTGQDSVATELVNSGANINQPNYHGNTPLHLSAASSSGVLCLELLINNGAEVNMQNKEGKSPLHIASMHGRFTGSQILIQNGGEVDCVDNYGNTPLHVAARYGQELLISTLLTNGADKTKQGIHGMLPLHLAALYRFPDCCRKLLSNGQFYNIVPPQTSSVGFDINILDDHGRTCLHAAAAGGNVDSLNLLLNSGAELNIKDNLGRSPLHYAAANGNSQCTVSLVRAGAEVNELDLMGCSPLHYTAASHTFCGGNTNSEPDYSVEKEQEASLCLDYLLDNGANPTLKNSKGYSAVHYAAAYGNKQHLELLLEISFNCLEEVESNIPVSPLHLAAYYGHCEALCLLCETLVSLDVRDIKGQTALHLAAQRGFAACVEVLLKHQASYSLKEHKHKWTALHAAAAEGQMDCLLLLVNREQSADIIDSPDTQGQTALMLAALGRHTDCVHILLEKGANADAADKKGFTALHRAAVLGSEDCVSALLEHGASALCRDSQGRTPLHLAASCGHMELLRSLLKAAMKADPLDSMLDHRGYTPTHWAAYHGREGCLRILLENKLFSYQEGNLFTPLHCALVNGHEVAAELLVKTVGPQIVNVSDAKGRTPLHAAAYSGNVAGLQLVLGQGAEVSAVDHCGCSALMIAADCGQTAAVEFLLHKAKPDLTLVDVNNNTALHLACSKGHEMCALLILGEISDSSLINATNSALQMPLHIAARKGLATVVQVLLSRGAAVMAVDEEGHTPALACAPNKNVADCLALILSTMKPFPPREAGSGSASHFSPILKNCGIAASCGSSGNLCHA, from the exons ATGgagttaagaaatatcaagGACCAG TGTCCGTTGGTCCAGGCTATATTCAGCCGAGACACAGAAGAAGTGACATTTTTGTTGAGCCATAAAGAAGATGTCAATTCATTG gaCCAAGAACAAAGCACACCACTTCATGCTGCTGCTTATTTGGGTGATGTCCACATTATGGACCTGCTTATTGCTTCAG ATGCAAATGTCAACGCTAAGGACCAGGGTTTGGTGACTCCTTTACATCGAGCAGCTGCCTCACGCAATGAA agggCTGTGGAGCTGCTTTTAAAGCACAGAGCAGAGGTCAACACACGGGACAAATTCTGGCACACGCCTCTACACATGGCTGCTGCAAACTGGGCTACAGGCTGTGCAGGAGCTCTGATACCACATGTTTGCAGCCTGGATGTTACTGACAGGTCAGGGAGGACACCACTGCATCATGCAGCGCACAGCGGCCACGGAGAG ATGGTCAACTTGCTCCTGAGCAAAGGTGCCAATGTGAGTGCCAAAGATAAGAAAGAAAGGCAGGCGATCCACTGGGCTGCATACCTTG GACATGTGGAGGTTATGAAGCTGCTGGTGTCTCACAGCGCTGATGTGACGTCCAAGGACAAACGTGGTTACACTCCGCTCCATGCTGCAGCTGCCGGTGGGCAGTTAGATGTGGTCAAATATCTGCTGAGGCTCGGGGTGGAG GCGGATGAACCCAACATTTTTGGGAACACAGCGCTCCACATGGCCTGTCACACGGGGCAGGACTCTGTGGCCACTGAGCTGGTGAATAGCGGTGCCAACATCAATCAGCCCAACTACCACGGCAACACACCACTGCACCTGTCTGCTGCCTCCTCTAGCGGGGTGTTGTGTCTCGAGCTGCTCATCAACAACGGGGCTGAAGTCAACATGCAG aataaagaaggaaagagcCCTTTACATATTGCTTCTATGCACGGACGCTTCACAGGCTCCCAGATTCTGATCCAAAATG GTGGGGAGGTCGACTGTGTTGATAACTATGGAAACACTCCTCTTCATGTCGCTGCCAGATATGGTCAGGAGTTGTTGATCAGCACTCTACTGACAAATGGTGCTGACAAGACCAA ACAGGGGATTCATGGGATGCTTCCACTTCATTTGGCGGCACTCTACAGATTTCCAGACTGTTGTCGAAAGCTACTGTCTAATG GTCAGTTTTACAACATCGTGCCGCCTCAGACTTCGTCCGTTGGGTTTGATATAAACATCTTAGATGACCACGGGAGGACCTGTCTGCACGCGGCTGCTGCTGGAGG AAATGTCGACTCCCTCAACTTGCTCTTAAATAGTGGTGCTGAATTGAATATTAAGGATAATTTGGGAAG ATCTCCTTTGCACTATGCTGCAGCCAACGGGAACAGCCAGTGCACAGTCTCCCTGGTGAGAGCCGGTGCTGAGGTCAATGAGCTGGATCTGATGGGCTGCAGCCCTCTGCACTACACTGCTGCTTCACACACCTTCTGTGG TGGGAACACAAACTCTGAGCCCGACTACAGTGTGGAAAAAGAACAGGAGGCCTCTCT gtgtttaGACTACTTGCTTGACAACGGGGCGAACCCCACTCTGAAGAACAGTAAGGGCTACAGTGCCGTCCACTACGCAGCAGCTtatggaaacaaacagcacctGGAACTG CTTCTGGAGATTTCTTTCAACTGTCTAGAAGAGGTTGAAAGTAATATTCCTGTTAGTCCTTTGCACTTAGCT GCGTATTATGGTCACTGTGAGgccctgtgtttgctgtgtgagaCATTAGTCAGTCTAGATGTGCGGGACATTAAAGGCCAAACTGCCCTCCACCTGGCTGCTCAGAGAGGTTTTGCTGCATGTGTGGAGGTGCTGCTGAAACATCAAGCCTCCTACTCACTGAAGGAGCACAagcacaagtggacagctctccACGCTGCAG CTGCTGAGGGCCAAATGGACTGTCTGCTTTTACTGGTCAACAGGGAACAAAGCGCCGACATCATTGACAGTCCAGATACACAGGGACA GACGGCTCTCATGCTGGCAGCTCTGGGACGTCACACTGACTGTGTCCACATCCTGTTGGAGAAAGGAGCAAACGCTGATGCTGCTGACAAAAAGGGCTTCACTGCATTACACAGAGCT GCCGTGTTGGGCAGTGAGGACTGTGTATCTGCTTTGTTGGAACATGGAGCTTCTGCTCTGTGTAGAGACTCTCAGGGAAGGACGCCGCTGCACCTCGCAGCCTCCTGTGGCCACATGGAGCTACTCCGCAGTTTGCTAAAGGCTGCAATGAAAGCTGACCCTCTGGACTCCATGTTGGACCACAGAGGCTACACGCCCACCCACTGGGCTGCCTACCATG GGCGTGAAGGATGTTTACGTATTTTACttgaaaacaaactttttagCTACCAGGAAGGAAATCTGTTCACCCCATTGCACTGTGCTCT TGTTAATGGACATGAAGTTGCTGCTGAACTTCTTGTGAAGACTGTTGGACCTCAAATTGTTAATGTTAGTGATGCCAAAGGAAG GACCCCACTGCATGCAGCTGCTTATTCAGGAAACGTTGCTGGGCTTCAGCTGGTCCTGGGCCAGGGAGCAGAGGTCAGTGCTGTGGACCActgtggctgctctgctctgatgaTCGCTGCTGACTGTGGACAGACTGCGGCTGTTG AGTTCTTGCTGCACAAAGCGAAGCCAGACCTGACCCTGGTGGATGTCAATAATAACACAGCCCTTCACTTAGCCTGCAGCAAG GGTCATGAGATGTGTGCTCTGCTGATCCTCGGGGAAATCAGCGACTCCTCCCTCATAAATGCAACAAACAGCGCTCTCCAAAT GCCTCTTCACATTGCAGCGAGGAAAGGCTTGGCGACTGTAGTGCAGGTGTTATtgagcagaggagcagcagttaTGGCTGTAGATGAGGAAG GCCACACACCAGCTCTGGCCTGTGCTCCGAACAAAAATGTGGCAGACTGTCTGGCCCTGATCCTCTCCACCATGAAGCCTTTCCCTCCCAGAGAGGCTGGCAGTGGTTCAGCCTCCCACTTCAGCCCCATCCTGAAGAACTGTGGCATTGCCGCCTCCTGTGGGTCCAGTGGGAACCTGTGTCATGCTTAA
- the npepl1 gene encoding probable aminopeptidase NPEPL1, producing MANVVLEFKASAGDSEPQSRPVLIIGQQANLQQVSWSQIKGKLQPVVSKEIWQAALGALNPNPTDSCPLYLNHAVVAALPSRVSRHNSPSSAHFLSRLVRSCLPGGNNRCIVMVCERSYVFASACAIARAFPIFSRRSASSRRNEKKHVTVEFLIVGQDTSPLDVAELECLSNAADGVRLAARIVDTPCNEMNTDHFLDEIKAVGTELGITPVIIRGEELKQRGFGGIYGVGKAAEHPPALAVLSHTPDGATQTIAWVGKGIVYDTGGLSIKGKTTMPGMKRDCGGAAAILGAFKATIKQGFKDNLHAVFCLAENAVGPIATRPDDIHTLYSGKTVEINNTDAEGRLVLADGVVYASKDLSADIILDMATLTGAQGISTGKHHAAVMTNSEQWEVACVRAGRSSGDLAHPLVYCPELHFSEFTSAMADMKNSVADRENAQSSCAGLFIGSHLGFDWPGVWVHVDIASPVHAGERATGFGVALLMALFGQASDDSMLNQVSPLGAATNTSEDQMERDCKRRRLV from the exons ATGGCGAATGTGGTGCTGGAGTTTAAGGCTTCTGCTGGTGACTCCGAGCCACAAAGCCGTCCAGTCCTGATTATCGGGCAGCAGGCCAATCTGCAGCAAGTCAGCTGGAGccaaattaaaggaaaactgcAGCCAGTCGTTAGCAAAGAG ATCTGGCAGGCGGCTCTCGGTGCTTTGAACCCAAACCCCACGGACAGCTGCCCCCTGTACCTCAACCATGCTGTGGTGGCTGCTCTTCCTTCACGGGTCAGCAGGCACAACAGCCCGTCCTCCGCCCACTTTTTGTCTCGTCTGGTCCGTTCCTGCCTGCCAGGAGGGAACAACCGTTGCATTGTG aTGGTGTGTGAGCGTTCATATGTGTTCGCGTCCGCATGTGCCATCGCTAGAGCCTTCCCCATCTTTTCTCGCCGCTCCGCATCCTCACGCaggaatgagaagaaacacGTCACTGTGGAGTTTCTGATTGTCGGACAAGACACCAGTCCTCTGGATGTCGCAGAACTTGAG tgtctCTCCAACGCTGCTGATGGAGTGCGGCTGGCAGCTCGCATTGTGGACACGCCATGCAATGAGATGAATACAGATCACTTCTTAGAT gAGATTAAGGCTGTTGGAACTGAACTTGGAATTACTCCAGTGATCATTCGTGGAGAGGAACTGAAACAAAGAGGGTTTGGAG GTATCTATGGAGTTGGAAAAGCAGCGGAGCATCCTCCTGCATTAGCAGTGTTGAGCCACACACCAGATGGTGCGACTCAGACCATTGCATGGGTTGGCAAGGGCATCGTGTATGACACCGGTGGACTCAGCATCAAGGGAAAG accACAATGCCAGGGATGAAGAGAGACtgtggtggagctgctgctaTTTTGGGGGCTTTCAAAGCTACCATTAAACAG GGCTTTAAGGATAACCTCCACGCAGTGTTTTGCCTGGCAGAGAATGCAGTGGGGCCCATAGCCACACGACCTGATGATATCCACACTCTCTACTCTGGAAA GACAGTGGAGATCAACAACACTGATGCAGAGGGCAGGCTGGTGCTGGCCGATGGGGTGGTGTACGCCAGCAAAGACCTGTCGGCTGACATTATTCTGGATATGGCCACCCTGACAGGGGCACAG GGGATCTCCACTGGGAAGCACCATGCCGCTGTAATGACTAACAGCGAGCAGTGGGAGGTTGCCTGTGTGCGTGCAGGCCGCAGCAGCGGAGATCTCGCTCACCCTCTGGTTTACTGCCCTGAGCTGCACTTCAGCGAGTTCACCTCTGCCATGGCTGACATGAAGAACTCTGTGGCA GATCGGGAGAACGCCCAGAGCTCCTGCGCTGGCCTCTTCATTGGTTCCCACTTGGGCTTTGATTGGCCAGGTGTTTGGGTCCATGTTGATATCGCCTCGCCTGTTCATGCT GGGGAGCGTGCCACAGGATTTGGCGTCGCTCTGCTTATGGCCCTGTTTGGTCAGGCATCAGATGACTCTATGCTGAACCAAGTGTCTCCTCTGGGTGCAGCCACCAACACGTCTGAAGACCAGATGGAGCGCGACTGCAAAAGACGAAGACTGGTGTAG